CTGAAAGGAAGCCAGCGGCGAGGTCATCTGTCCCAGCAGCTGCCCGAGGAGAATCTCCCGGGAAGGCAGCGACGCCAGGGCGGTGACGTCGGCGGCGGTGAGCGGCCGCCCGTCCAGCAGCCCGGCCTTGAACTCGAGCTGCGGGTTGTCCTTGGCGAACTCGGTGAGGACCTTCGCCAGGGCGATCGGCTCGGCGGGGTGGAACGTCATGGCCAGCGGCCCCTTCAGGTGCTCCCGCAGGGGAGCCAGCGGGGTGGCCTCGAAGGCGCGAGCGGCGAGCCGATTCTTTAGAACCTTGTAACTCGACGAAGTCTTCCTGATCCGGGCCCTTAAATCGGTAACCTGGTTTACGGTCAGGCCCCGGTACCCGAAAAGGAAGGCGCTCTTCACCCCCTCGACTTCCTTGCGGAGGGTTTCGACATGTCGCTCCTTGGCTGCGCGTTCCACCGTCTATCTCCTTCCTAGACCAGCGCTTCCA
Above is a window of Candidatus Polarisedimenticolia bacterium DNA encoding:
- the rplJ gene encoding 50S ribosomal protein L10, which gives rise to MERAAKERHVETLRKEVEGVKSAFLFGYRGLTVNQVTDLRARIRKTSSSYKVLKNRLAARAFEATPLAPLREHLKGPLAMTFHPAEPIALAKVLTEFAKDNPQLEFKAGLLDGRPLTAADVTALASLPSREILLGQLLGQMTSPLASFQRVLLAPVRDFASVLDQIAKKMNAG